The genomic DNA ACCGAGGCGGACATGGCGATCGCCATCGCGCGCGAGGGCGGCATCGGCGTCATCCACAAGAACATGAGCGCCGAGCGCCAGGCCGAGCAGGTGGACATGGTCAAGCGCTCCGAGAGCGGCATGATCTCCAACCCGATCACGCTCTCGCCGAAGGCGCTGGTCGCCGAGGCGCAGGACCTGATGCGGCGCTTCCGCATCTCGGGCGTGCCGATCACCGAGGGCGGCAAGCTGGTCGGCATCCTCACGAACCGCGACCTGCGCTTCAACGAGAAGCTCAATATCCCGGTCAGCGACCTGATGACGCGGGAGAACCTGGTCACGGTGCGCGTGGGCACCACGATGGAGGAGGCCCGCGCCACTCTGCACAGGCACCGCATCGAGAAGCTGCCCGTAGTGGACGAGCGCGGCGAGCTGAAGGGCCTGATCACGGTCAAGGACATCCAGAAGAAGATCGACTACCCCTTCACCTGCTCGGACGAGAACGGCCGCCTGCGCGTGGCCGCGGCCGTCGGCGTCGGCGAGGACCTCGAGCGGCGCCTGGACCGGCTCGTCGCCGCTCACGTGGACGCGGTAGTCATCGACACGGCGCATGGGCACAGCCAGAACGTGATCGACGCCGTCAAGTTCGTGCGGGCGCGCTGCCCGCAGCAGGCCGTGGTGGCGGGGAACATCGCCTCGGCCGAGGCGGCGGCGGAGCTGATCGCGGCCGGCGCCGACGCCGTCAAGGTGGGCATCGGCCCGGGTTCGATCTGCACGACGCGCGTGATCAGCGGCGTCGGCGTACCGCAGATCACGGCGATCCTCGAGGTGGCGGCCGTCGCTCGCGAAGCGGGCGTGCCGCTGATCGCCGACGGTGGCATCAAGTACAGCGGCGACATCACCAAGGCCCTGGCCGCCGGCGCCGACAGCGTGATGCTCGGCGGCCTCTTCGCCGGCACCGAGGAGAGCCCGGGCGAGACCGTCCTCGCGGAGGGCCGCAGCTTCAAGGTCTACCGCGGCATGG from bacterium includes the following:
- the guaB gene encoding IMP dehydrogenase, with amino-acid sequence TEADMAIAIAREGGIGVIHKNMSAERQAEQVDMVKRSESGMISNPITLSPKALVAEAQDLMRRFRISGVPITEGGKLVGILTNRDLRFNEKLNIPVSDLMTRENLVTVRVGTTMEEARATLHRHRIEKLPVVDERGELKGLITVKDIQKKIDYPFTCSDENGRLRVAAAVGVGEDLERRLDRLVAAHVDAVVIDTAHGHSQNVIDAVKFVRARCPQQAVVAGNIASAEAAAELIAAGADAVKVGIGPGSICTTRVISGVGVPQITAILEVAAVAREAGVPLIADGGIKYSGDITKALAAGADSVMLGGLFAGTEESPGETVLAEGRSFKVYRGMGSLDAMREGSADRYFQEGAAESKLVPEGIVGRVPYKGPVHNSIFQLCGGLRAGMGYQGAATLAELRANAEFLRVTGAGQRESHPHDVTIIKEAPNYSVS